The Myroides phaeus DNA segment ATGATAAAGCTAATAAAGGAGCAAGAGAAGAAGAAATTCAAGCTGCTTTTAATATGTGGCAACAAGCAAAGGTTGGAGCTGAATTAGCTGAAAAAACGTATGCGCGTATTGAAAACTTGTTTAATGAGAAAGTATTGCCTGCTCAAAAAAGAGATGAGGCTTACACACAATATAAGGCAGCACAAGAAGTTCAAAAGGCAGCTCATTCTCAATATCAAATGGCATTGAAAGGTGCGCGTGTTGAAGATAAGACTGCTGCAATGGCTAAAGTGCACCAAGCAATGGCTGCTGTAGAAGAAGTGAAAATATTACAAGGTGAGGGACAAGTTAAGGCTCCTCAAAATGCTGAGGTATTAACAATTATGCCTAATAAAGGAGAAATTGTAAACTCTGGTTATCCTGTAGTTAACTTAGTAGATTTAAGTGATGTTTGGATTTATTTCAACATTAGAGAAGACTTGATGCCTAAGTTTAAAATGAATACTAAGTTTACTGTTAGTATTCCTGCTTTAGGACAAGACAATATTGAACTTGAAGTAAAATATATTGCTGCACAGGGTGATTATGCTACTTGGAGTGCTACAAAAGCAAAAGGTGATTTTGATATGAAAACATTTCTAATTAAAGCATACCCAACAACTAAAGTGGAAGGTCTAAGACCAGGGATGAGTGCATTAGTATTAGAAAGTAGTTTGAAATAAATAAATAGATAAAGTGAAAAAGGGTTTTTGGTCCATATTTAAGGGAGAATGCACAAGGATTTTTACAAGTCCGAGGCTATTAGTATTGATGTTGGGAGTCCCTTTGATACTGTTTATCTATTATGCCTCATTATTAGGCAAAGGAGTTTCAAGGGATCTACCGATTACTTTGTTAGATTTAGATAAGAGTAAGTTATCTCGTCAATTTGCACGTACATTGGAATCAACATCAACAATGAAAATTGCATATGAGGTTGCTGATGAAATTGAAGGACAAGGAACTGTTCGTAGAGGGGAATCATTTGCAATGGTTGTTATTCCTAAAAACTTTCAAAAGAACGTACAGAAAAGTGTTTATACAAACATTACGTGTTATTATAATGGGCAGTATTTATTGCCAGCAGGTTTAATACTTCGTGATTTTCAGTTGACTGCAGGTGCTTTTGCCGCAGGTGCGCGTAT contains these protein-coding regions:
- a CDS encoding HlyD family secretion protein, which codes for MKRNKIVSAIVGLFVIVVILTVSLWYMSAPTESYIQGQVEATQINVASKIPGRISDIYVKEGEQVKAGQVLLQISTPEIDAKLTQAESVQKAAQALDDKANKGAREEEIQAAFNMWQQAKVGAELAEKTYARIENLFNEKVLPAQKRDEAYTQYKAAQEVQKAAHSQYQMALKGARVEDKTAAMAKVHQAMAAVEEVKILQGEGQVKAPQNAEVLTIMPNKGEIVNSGYPVVNLVDLSDVWIYFNIREDLMPKFKMNTKFTVSIPALGQDNIELEVKYIAAQGDYATWSATKAKGDFDMKTFLIKAYPTTKVEGLRPGMSALVLESSLK